A section of the Leminorella richardii genome encodes:
- a CDS encoding HI1450 family dsDNA-mimic protein has protein sequence MDSDDFDLNNRLDDDETLDQAYDIFLELAPDNLDPADVLLFNLQFEERGAAELHDPSEEWLEHVDFDLNPDFFAEVIIGLTNEQDEVDDIFARVLICREKSHKLCHILWKE, from the coding sequence ATGGATAGCGACGATTTCGATCTGAACAATCGCCTGGACGATGATGAAACGCTGGATCAGGCCTATGACATTTTCCTTGAACTGGCTCCCGACAATCTCGATCCTGCTGACGTTTTACTGTTTAACTTGCAGTTTGAAGAGCGCGGCGCGGCGGAGCTACACGACCCTTCAGAGGAATGGCTCGAACATGTGGACTTCGACCTCAATCCAGACTTTTTTGCCGAAGTGATTATTGGACTCACTAACGAACAGGACGAGGTAGATGACATTTTCGCCCGCGTTCTTATCTGCCGCGAAAAAAGCCATAAGCTGTGCCACATCTTGTGGAAAGAATAA
- a CDS encoding YchE family NAAT transporter, with protein MAHAALDFSGYVKFLVGLFALVNPVGILPVFISMTNYQSPAARDKTNRTANLSVAIILWCSLFLGDAILRLFGISIDSFRIAGGILIVTIAMSMISGKLGEDKQNKQEKTETTARENVAVVPLALPLMAGPGAISSTIVWSTRYNTWIDYIGFFIAIAFFAFCCWLLFRAAPWLVRLLGQTGINVVTRIMGLLLMSLGIEFIITGIKVSFPGLLA; from the coding sequence ATGGCGCATGCCGCACTGGATTTTTCAGGATACGTTAAGTTTCTCGTTGGCCTGTTTGCGCTGGTAAACCCGGTTGGCATTCTGCCGGTTTTTATCAGCATGACCAACTATCAGTCTCCGGCTGCAAGGGATAAAACTAACAGAACGGCCAACCTTTCTGTCGCTATTATTTTGTGGTGCTCGCTGTTTCTTGGCGATGCGATACTGCGTCTGTTTGGTATTTCTATTGACTCTTTCCGTATCGCAGGCGGTATTTTGATTGTGACTATCGCTATGTCGATGATCAGCGGCAAGCTGGGGGAAGATAAGCAAAACAAGCAGGAAAAAACTGAAACGACCGCCAGAGAGAACGTGGCTGTTGTTCCCCTAGCGCTTCCGCTTATGGCTGGGCCCGGCGCGATCAGCTCAACGATCGTCTGGAGCACGCGCTACAATACCTGGATTGACTATATTGGCTTTTTTATCGCTATTGCGTTTTTTGCCTTTTGCTGTTGGCTGCTGTTCAGGGCAGCCCCTTGGCTGGTGCGCCTGCTGGGGCAAACGGGCATTAACGTGGTAACGCGAATTATGGGCCTGTTGCTTATGTCGTTGGGTATCGAGTTTATTATCACCGGAATTAAAGTGTCATTTCCCGGGCTTCTGGCCTAA